In Archocentrus centrarchus isolate MPI-CPG fArcCen1 chromosome 16, fArcCen1, whole genome shotgun sequence, a single window of DNA contains:
- the LOC115793956 gene encoding uncharacterized protein LOC115793956 isoform X2, with product MSDEELKTYLPSYGDRLAVFGFCRRQGNSRKSTLFERLKTKLSKRKTSEDGSSTAQEHSEPTHKRNALKTKRKIEIGWMHYDEDADVFKQVRARRGGGTRKMVICKDAKKSDILQVAKDLFFPNGGNVRGPLTDFECDLKDYQEMTVDGGLTVGEMYNVTKLNILRFYLTTKKTQSSPGLQSSSQDQNSSSFTVATVSSFAPFEQVSPDVTQTVDTTDNNLSLSSMQAVSDNSSYSSDIVFVGPVSDSESINLDDTLVLTPQPGPTSERMKRVLVVHRGQVMPELISHFSANDLEDVDIKIQLVLPDGTPEKAYDHGGVVRDCLSEFWKEFYDQCTTGTAYKVPFLRHDFGQQEWESVGRIIAFGWATEKYLPVKIAPAILEQAAFGYVKSDIVENFLKFMPESERTVLEAWQSDFSSVDQEELVDILDNQSCRRMPTACNATEVLMELAHKTLVQEPAYVIEQWAKTLSTAGESLCDLSSVYEALQPNVRKVLGCFTFPETMTTHQKVIQKYLTTYVKNVEKQHLCLFLRFCTGSDLYLGKNIIVAFNELEGFQRRPVAHTCGCVLELSINYDSYPDFSSEMNRVLESNVWVMDII from the coding sequence ATGTCAGATGAGGAGCTGAAGACTTATCTACCATCATATGGTGATCGCCTTGCAGTATTTGGATTTTGCAGACGGCAGGGCAACAGCCGAAAGTCGACGCTTTTTGAACGTCTGAAAACCAAAttgtccaaaagaaaaacatctgaagatggcagcagcacagcgCAAGAACATTCAGAACCAACCCATAAAAGAAATGCTctgaagacaaagagaaaaatagaaataggATGGATGCATTATGATGAAGATGCTGATGTTTTCAAGCAGGTTAGAGCTAGACGAGGAGGAGGGACAAGAAAAATGGTAATTTGCAAGGACGCTAAGAAAAGTGACATATTACAGGTTGCAAAAGATCTGTTCTTTCCAAATGGAGGAAATGTTCGGGGGCCCTTAACAGATTTTGAATGTGATCTAAAGGATTATCAAGAGATGACAGTTGATGGTGGATTAACAGTTGGAGAAATGTACAATGTTACAAAACTAAATATCCTTAGGTTTTACctgaccacaaaaaaaacccaaagcagCCCAGGTTTGCAATCATCTTCTCAAGACCAAAACTCCTCTTCTTTTACTGTTGCTACAGTTTCTTCATTTGCTCCTTTTGAACAAGTCAGCCCTGATGTGACACAAACTGTAGACACTACAGACAATAACCTTTCACTCTCTTCCATGCAGGCTGTAAGTGATAACTCTTCTTACAGCAgtgacattgtttttgttggacCCGTCTCTGACAGTGAGTCAATAAATTTGGACGACACCCTGGTTTTAACTCCACAACCTGGCCCAACCAGTGAGAGAATGAAAAGAGTACTAGTCGTTCACAGAGGGCAGGTAATGCCAGAgctcatttcacattttagtGCTAATGATCTCGAAGATGTTGACATTAAAATCCAGCTTGTACTGCCTGATGGAACACCTGAAAAAGCTTATGATCATGGAGGAGTTGTAAGAGACTGTCTTTCAGAATTCTGGAAGGAATTCTATGACCAGTGCACCACTGGAACTGCTTACAAAGTGCCCTTCTTAAGGCATGATTTTGGGCAGCAGGAGTGGGAGAGTGTGGGCAGAATCATTGCATTTGGATGGGCCACAGAGAAATATCTCCCTGTGAAAATTGCCCCTGCCATTCTGGAACAAGCTGCCTTTGGATATGTGAAGAGTGATATTGTGGAGAATTTTCTCAAGTTCATGCCTGAATCTGAGCGTACAGTGTTAGAGGCGTGGCAGTCAGATTTTAGCAGTGTGGACCAAGAAGAACTTGTAGACATACTTGATAACCAGAGCTGCAGAAGGATGCCAACAGCCTGCAATGCTACCGAAGTCCTAATGGAGCTTGCACACAAAACACTTGTCCAAGAGCCTGCCTATGTCATCGAACAGTGGGCGAAAACACTCAGCACTGCAGGTGAAAGCCTTTGTGATCTGTCTTCAGTATATGAAGCCCTCCAACCAAATGTGAGAAAGGTTCTCGGGTGTTTCACTTTTCCTGAAACAATGACGACCCATCAGAAGGTTATTCAGAAATACCTAACTACATATGTGAAGAATGTTGAGAAGCAACATTTGTGCTTGTTCCTTAGGTTTTGCACAGGTTCAGACTTATATCTTGGAAAGAACATCATTGTTGCATTTAACGAACTTGAAGGTTTCCAGAGGCGACCTGTGGCACACACATGTGGATGTGTACTGGAGCTGTCAATAAATTATGACAGCTATCCTGATTTTAGTTCTGAGATGAACAGAGTGTTGGAATCCAATGTGTGGGTCATGGACATTATCTAA
- the LOC115794002 gene encoding uncharacterized protein LOC115794002: protein MQAVRVKYKERQKYICFEGQLTYISFLECVVKKFNIPTLDLKVFDDSKTEVDEEVFDFLLNKPNLGVLEICLAQDQNPEDDFMDQLSCPASSSFTSSSGETEVDSDGTITLQHSPTTRQRAGDASLAQVIENVLKNKPGGDRIINEYAQTKSLTDSRRRDMVKILVAHMTSEHGTSPSRRIKEDYAKGFITLFPYLADPRSRFGYEHYYNAEDGSGYLAWRLKFVQKEASNGQKKALRWSKTQTGGPTADRDCFREDDCLMTDSLCSEAIALMKHTADEGTVMRKMKQTFNYRQKLIHDPVKSSGVFLDFPRFLDVGGLIEQDFTLMFNEVISAKFLEKWPTIYKQKVLEQSRGLTQSDDLQCLLQNAEGTTEVENGWDSDMSSILILVHLLPPSPHGRKRPGKLSARQASEHLVKFIKTGTSLQGHLDGITESLQPYLLAVGTQKSVIHKYFIVIDKHAIPCKSPGSLACFDELFKAHFVFGTSYDHDLVNVYSFLQTTIYEIDVETTKVNPRVAELRARMLR from the exons ATGCAAGCTGTACGTGTGAAGTACAAAGAACGACAGAAGTACATCTGTTTTGAAGGCCAACTGACCTACATTTCGTTTTTGGAATGTG TTGTCAAAAAGTTCAACATCCCAACCTTGGACCTAAAAGTCTTTGATGACTCAAAGACTGAAGTTGATGAGGAGGTTTTTGATTTCCTTTTGAATAAACCAAACCTTGGTGTGCTGGAAATTTGTCTAGCACAAGATCAAAATCCAGAAG ATGATTTTATGGATCAGCTGAGTTGTCCTGCAAGCAGCTCCTTTACCAGCTCCAGTGGAGAAACTGAAGTGGACTCTGATGGCACCATCACATTGCAACACAGTCCTACAACAAGACAGAGAGCTGGAGATGCCTCTCTTGCCCAA GtgattgaaaatgttttaaagaacAAGCCAGGAGGAGACAGGATCATCAATGAGTATGCTCAGACAAAAAGCCTGACAGACAGCAGACGGCGTGACATGGTCAAGATATTGGTTGCGCATATGACAAGTGAACATGG gACAAGTCCTTCAAGGCGCATCAAAGAGGACTATGCAAAGGGATTCATCACCTTGTTCCCATACCTGGCTGATCCTAGGAGCAGGTTTGGTtat GAGCATTATTACAATGCAGAAGATGGGAGTGGTTATCTGGCTTGGAGACTGAAGTTTGTCCAAAAGGAAGCTTCTAATGGACAAAAGAAGGCCCTCAGATGGTCAAAAACACAAACGG GGGGACCAACAGCTGATAGAGACTGTTTCAGAGAAGACGACTGCCTAATGACAGACAGCTTGTGTTCTGAGGCCATTGCACTGATGAAGCATACAGCTGATGAGGGAACTGTTATGAGGAAGATGAAGCAGACGTTCAACTATCGCCAAAAGCTCATTCATGACCCTGTGAAGTCATCTGGTGTCTTTTTGGACTTCCCAAGATTCCTGGATGTAGGAGGATTA ATTGAGCAAGATTTCACATTGATGTTCAATGAAGTAATCTCTGCAAAGTTCCTGGAGAAGTGGCCCACTATCTACAAGCAGAAAGTCCTCGAGCAAAGCCGTGGTCTCACACAGTCTGATGACCTACAGTGCCTTCTTCAAAATGCTGAAGGCACAACAGAAGTGGAAAACG GATGGGACAGCGACATGTCATCGATTTTGATCCTTGTGCACCTGCTGCCACCATCACCCCATGGACGCAAGAGACCAGGAAAACTCTCAGCGAGACAAGCCAGTGAACATCTGGTGAAGTTCATCAAG ACGGGGACAAGCCTCCAAGGGCACCTTGATGGCATCACAGAAAGCCTTCAACCATACCTACTTGCAGTGGGGACTCAGAAGAGTGTGATTCACAAGTACTTCATTGTGATTGACAAACACGCAATACCTTGTAAGTCACCAGGCTCCCTTGCCTGTTTTGATGAGCTTTTTAAAGCTCACTTTGTCTTTGGCACTTCATATGACCATGATCTGGTCAATGTGTACAGCTTCCTGCAGACCACCATTTATGAGATAGATGTTGAAACAACCAAAGTGAATCCTAGGGTTGCAGAGTTGAGGGCTCGGATGCTTCGTTGA
- the LOC115793956 gene encoding uncharacterized protein LOC115793956 isoform X1 → MEDLTDFLRRREVSEEIIQTLENEKIDASVINLMSDEELKTYLPSYGDRLAVFGFCRRQGNSRKSTLFERLKTKLSKRKTSEDGSSTAQEHSEPTHKRNALKTKRKIEIGWMHYDEDADVFKQVRARRGGGTRKMVICKDAKKSDILQVAKDLFFPNGGNVRGPLTDFECDLKDYQEMTVDGGLTVGEMYNVTKLNILRFYLTTKKTQSSPGLQSSSQDQNSSSFTVATVSSFAPFEQVSPDVTQTVDTTDNNLSLSSMQAVSDNSSYSSDIVFVGPVSDSESINLDDTLVLTPQPGPTSERMKRVLVVHRGQVMPELISHFSANDLEDVDIKIQLVLPDGTPEKAYDHGGVVRDCLSEFWKEFYDQCTTGTAYKVPFLRHDFGQQEWESVGRIIAFGWATEKYLPVKIAPAILEQAAFGYVKSDIVENFLKFMPESERTVLEAWQSDFSSVDQEELVDILDNQSCRRMPTACNATEVLMELAHKTLVQEPAYVIEQWAKTLSTAGESLCDLSSVYEALQPNVRKVLGCFTFPETMTTHQKVIQKYLTTYVKNVEKQHLCLFLRFCTGSDLYLGKNIIVAFNELEGFQRRPVAHTCGCVLELSINYDSYPDFSSEMNRVLESNVWVMDII, encoded by the exons ATGGAAGACCTGACTGACTTCTTGAGACGAAGAGAAGTCTCTGAGGAAATAATACAAACCCTGGAGAATGAGAAG ATCGATGCCAGTGTTATAAATCTGATGTCAGATGAGGAGCTGAAGACTTATCTACCATCATATGGTGATCGCCTTGCAGTATTTGGATTTTGCAGACGGCAGGGCAACAGCCGAAAGTCGACGCTTTTTGAACGTCTGAAAACCAAAttgtccaaaagaaaaacatctgaagatggcagcagcacagcgCAAGAACATTCAGAACCAACCCATAAAAGAAATGCTctgaagacaaagagaaaaatagaaataggATGGATGCATTATGATGAAGATGCTGATGTTTTCAAGCAGGTTAGAGCTAGACGAGGAGGAGGGACAAGAAAAATGGTAATTTGCAAGGACGCTAAGAAAAGTGACATATTACAGGTTGCAAAAGATCTGTTCTTTCCAAATGGAGGAAATGTTCGGGGGCCCTTAACAGATTTTGAATGTGATCTAAAGGATTATCAAGAGATGACAGTTGATGGTGGATTAACAGTTGGAGAAATGTACAATGTTACAAAACTAAATATCCTTAGGTTTTACctgaccacaaaaaaaacccaaagcagCCCAGGTTTGCAATCATCTTCTCAAGACCAAAACTCCTCTTCTTTTACTGTTGCTACAGTTTCTTCATTTGCTCCTTTTGAACAAGTCAGCCCTGATGTGACACAAACTGTAGACACTACAGACAATAACCTTTCACTCTCTTCCATGCAGGCTGTAAGTGATAACTCTTCTTACAGCAgtgacattgtttttgttggacCCGTCTCTGACAGTGAGTCAATAAATTTGGACGACACCCTGGTTTTAACTCCACAACCTGGCCCAACCAGTGAGAGAATGAAAAGAGTACTAGTCGTTCACAGAGGGCAGGTAATGCCAGAgctcatttcacattttagtGCTAATGATCTCGAAGATGTTGACATTAAAATCCAGCTTGTACTGCCTGATGGAACACCTGAAAAAGCTTATGATCATGGAGGAGTTGTAAGAGACTGTCTTTCAGAATTCTGGAAGGAATTCTATGACCAGTGCACCACTGGAACTGCTTACAAAGTGCCCTTCTTAAGGCATGATTTTGGGCAGCAGGAGTGGGAGAGTGTGGGCAGAATCATTGCATTTGGATGGGCCACAGAGAAATATCTCCCTGTGAAAATTGCCCCTGCCATTCTGGAACAAGCTGCCTTTGGATATGTGAAGAGTGATATTGTGGAGAATTTTCTCAAGTTCATGCCTGAATCTGAGCGTACAGTGTTAGAGGCGTGGCAGTCAGATTTTAGCAGTGTGGACCAAGAAGAACTTGTAGACATACTTGATAACCAGAGCTGCAGAAGGATGCCAACAGCCTGCAATGCTACCGAAGTCCTAATGGAGCTTGCACACAAAACACTTGTCCAAGAGCCTGCCTATGTCATCGAACAGTGGGCGAAAACACTCAGCACTGCAGGTGAAAGCCTTTGTGATCTGTCTTCAGTATATGAAGCCCTCCAACCAAATGTGAGAAAGGTTCTCGGGTGTTTCACTTTTCCTGAAACAATGACGACCCATCAGAAGGTTATTCAGAAATACCTAACTACATATGTGAAGAATGTTGAGAAGCAACATTTGTGCTTGTTCCTTAGGTTTTGCACAGGTTCAGACTTATATCTTGGAAAGAACATCATTGTTGCATTTAACGAACTTGAAGGTTTCCAGAGGCGACCTGTGGCACACACATGTGGATGTGTACTGGAGCTGTCAATAAATTATGACAGCTATCCTGATTTTAGTTCTGAGATGAACAGAGTGTTGGAATCCAATGTGTGGGTCATGGACATTATCTAA